In the Syntrophales bacterium genome, ACACTACCATCCTGAAAATTAATTAATAGCAAACTCACATGACTACTCTCGCTTGTAAAGCGAAGGGTTCTGATCAACCTGCTTGAAAAAGTAGTCAAGGTCGTACGAGGCTGCCTTGTTCGCCTTCTCCCGGAATTTCTTTGCCAGCTCAGACATGCCGCGTTGGACGTAGAAGGCATATATGTCACGCGGTTCAGAAGACGAGTAGTTGCCCACTTTTTCTATCGCGTCAAGATAGCGGTCCAGCTTGCCGGAGCGCACAGAGTCGACCGGTTGATGCTGGATGTATTTGAAAAGAATATCCCAAGCATCGAATGCTGGCGCCGTCCCGCCCCACCAATTGGTTGGTTCGGTCTTTTCCTCCACTGCTCGCGCCAAGCCGTCGCGATAAGGCTCTGGATTCTCTCTTGCCAGAGCATTGAGGAAAAGCGGCTGGAACTCCGCATTCTCCAGATTAGCCCGCAAGACCTCCGCGATTCCCTCGTTCTTAGGGGAAAACGAAAGCAGACTCATTGCCGCCGTCTTGCGAACTTTGGCATCTTTGTCAGCCAGCAGTTTCCCAAGAACATTCGCCAGTTCCTTTTGCTGTGAGTAGCCAATGGCGCGGGCGACCTCGGCGCGAACCTCTGGCGCGGAATCGCTGGCAAGCGCGATCAGACGCCGATTTGTCTCCGGTGCCGGATAATCCGCCAACAGCACCGTCGCGGACGCGCGTATTGCCGGCTCTGAATCAGCCAACCAATAGTTAATTGCTTCACGCAGCACTGGTTTGCGTACAAGTCCCAAGGCACGGATAGCCAGGGCCCTCGTTTCTGCCGGGGCATTGCTGTCGGCGATGATCACCAAGTCCTTCTCATAGAGTTCTCCGCCGGTGTTCTTCATCTTCGGATCCATCTTACCAATGCCGGGTGCTTCAGCACCGCCGACAGTTGCCAACCAAAAAACCGTGCGTTCATCTGAAAGGTACGGATTGTGCGAACCGACCACAACGATGGCTGCCTGTGCAACCTCCGAAGCGGAGTGCTCCATCAAGTCGTGGACGACTGCCAGTACGTTCGTGCGATCGAAGTCTTGCGTGTTTTCGAAACGATGACCTCCACCGCTCATCTGGTCGAGTTGGTGTATGGCATAGGTAACGTTGCTGACATCATCGCTTCTGAGCATGACTGTCAATTCATTCCAAAGCGTTTCTTTTACGGTCGGCGCTGTTACCGGCTGATCATCGGAGCATAACAACACCCCTTGATCCTCCATGCCCTTATGGTTTACCCAGAGCTGGCGGTAAACGCCTGCTCGCTCTGTTTTCTTGGCAAACACAATATACGTCCGGTTGCTCTGAAAATGGTAATACTGCGGCTGGACACAATGGCCCATCCGTCGCGGGCTCTTGTCGTAGTGACGGAATTGAAGCATTGCGCCCGGCGGGCCTCCCTTGATGACCGAGATGACCTTGAACTGCGTCTCTTGGGCAACGAAATTCGAATACGGCTTGAACCATTCATCCTGCACTAGCCCGCCGAAGACCGCCGTGCCTTTGAAGATGATGTCCGACTCGGCGGCGAGCTTCTCCACGCTCAACGGCGGCCCGACCTTGTAACCTCGAGCGATATCCGCCCACGCCAGCAGGATGGCTACGAACATTATAAATCGCCAACTCATCCGTAGGACCTGTTTTTTTTGGTCCTTCACTGATCTATCCCCGTTGCTTTTCCCTGCTTTGGTCGTTTGACGCCAACCTTTTTTAATACTTCTTCCTTTTCTTTGTCTGTAAGATTGGTAGCTTGAATACATTCAGCAAGAAGGCCGATGGAAGCATCATCGCCACGGAACGTCTTAATCATGTTATCCATAATCACGGCCTGTTTACCACCCATCTCGGCGACATCGCCGCGGAAGGTCTCAATTATGTAATTAATAATTGGCTTGCTCATTTCCCTTTCTATGCTTCTCAATTCAGCTTGCCTTGAATTCATAAGATTATTTTCTCGATTCTCCCGAATAGCATCTTCGTATTGAGCTCTTAAAACAAGATTAGTAATTACTTCAGGACTCATACCTGCCGTTGCTCTTGGGACATCAATAGGTGGAACTACGTTACGCATGACGGGCCTTCGTTTAAAATTCGGTATGATTTCTTTCCGTATTTTACCTAAGAAACGGCAGAGCAATAGCGCGTTAATCCGGCGTTCCTTGATGGATACCTTGTCGTTTGAAAGCAAGCGGCAAGCAAGATAATCCATTGCATAAAGATCGTTGTTGTGAATATCAATGATACTGACTTTTTTGGCCATGAGTTTGTTAAGCAGTTTAGCGGCGACTCCGTTCAGATTATTTTTAGCAGGATGCTCTCTTATATCTCGTGCAATAACCTTTGCTTTTTCGAAATACTCATTTGTCTTGCCTGCCTCCCAAATTTCTTCAAGCTGTATTACTTTCCTGTCAAACACAGTAATGGCTTCTTGCTCTGAACAAACATTCTCCCAATTTGTTGCAGAATGCGCTTTCATTTTCTCCGTGTAAGCCTTAACTTTTTCGGAAAACTCATTTGTCTTGCCTGTGTTTGCAAGGTTTATAAGTTCATTTAGTTGCTTGTCAAGCGAAACAGAGTCTTGCTCTGCACAAAAGGAAACGTTCGCACATTTAGCTAACAGTAAAATAAAAATCACCCAGAAGAACATTTTATGCTGAAGCGTCATTTTCATAATGAATCTAAATCTTAATTTAGCGATATAATACATTTAGGGTATGAGTGGCATCTTGCATTTAAGGCTTCATTCGTTACTGGTCTGAGAAGGTACTGTATGACTTTAT is a window encoding:
- a CDS encoding HEAT repeat domain-containing protein, translated to MFVAILLAWADIARGYKVGPPLSVEKLAAESDIIFKGTAVFGGLVQDEWFKPYSNFVAQETQFKVISVIKGGPPGAMLQFRHYDKSPRRMGHCVQPQYYHFQSNRTYIVFAKKTERAGVYRQLWVNHKGMEDQGVLLCSDDQPVTAPTVKETLWNELTVMLRSDDVSNVTYAIHQLDQMSGGGHRFENTQDFDRTNVLAVVHDLMEHSASEVAQAAIVVVGSHNPYLSDERTVFWLATVGGAEAPGIGKMDPKMKNTGGELYEKDLVIIADSNAPAETRALAIRALGLVRKPVLREAINYWLADSEPAIRASATVLLADYPAPETNRRLIALASDSAPEVRAEVARAIGYSQQKELANVLGKLLADKDAKVRKTAAMSLLSFSPKNEGIAEVLRANLENAEFQPLFLNALARENPEPYRDGLARAVEEKTEPTNWWGGTAPAFDAWDILFKYIQHQPVDSVRSGKLDRYLDAIEKVGNYSSSEPRDIYAFYVQRGMSELAKKFREKANKAASYDLDYFFKQVDQNPSLYKRE